A single genomic interval of Armigeres subalbatus isolate Guangzhou_Male chromosome 1, GZ_Asu_2, whole genome shotgun sequence harbors:
- the LOC134207631 gene encoding nucleosomal histone kinase 1 has translation MAPAKKAGGGRKKAANGYQMPEPVPLGTMLTDMAKRQWKVGPSIGSGGFGEIYCACEASSGVKKAEDYPYVVKIEPHGNGPLFVEMHFYMRNAKQEDIENFRKAHGLKHLGMPHFVGNGSHELKNLKHRFLVMPRYSTDLWGLFLKHEKRFPLHTLYRIALQMIDVLEYIHDCTYVHADLKGANILLGFGKTASKNQLFLVDFGLASHYTNKDFKPDPKKMHNGTIEYTSRDAHHGVPTMRGDMEILAYNVIQWAGTLLPWEAEKLLTNPVKVQESKEKHMKDVSGFMKYCFKKDIPKPIQEYVKYVATLKYNDKPDYSKCRKFFETGLKELGKSNTGDLEFETKVSKSATSSKSKIAEPDSTESSGPMARPRGRPPKVISTSPDTTSKEEPPLKRKQPTPPKPVQKKKKPTAIVDSPEPAINGHRTSTPSSEVVSTKLSAQQPSGSIRLNTNIEGGTPKAGIKAKKTYAFNFELDVSIDADVIVNVRRKKTARTDSPVPESVKPSPAPVRSPSLSPSPAILPKRTRRQNASYQKDNSIISLNTTEDRDQSSVQPDDDTIPNSDPNTPEPRYQASRSIVSTPQRKLAAAVGRTNARLGQAASRAGEYKGKKAKP, from the exons ATGGCACCCGCTAAGAAAGCCGGCGGTGGACGCAAAAAAGCCGCCAACGGATACCAGATGCCGGAGCCGGTTCCCCTGGGGACGATGCTTACCGATATGGCCAAGAGGCAATGGAAGGTCGGCCCTTCAATTGGCAGCGGTGGCTTTGGTGAAATTTATTGCGCATGTGAGGCCAGTTCCGGAGTAAAGAAGGCGGAAGATTATCCGTATGTTGTTAAGATA GAACCACATGGTAACGGACCCCTGTTTGTTGAGATGCACTTCTACATGCGGAACGCCAAGCAGGAAGATATTGAAAACTTCAGGAAAGCACACGGCCTGAAGCATTTGGGTATGCCCCACTTTGTAGGCAACGGATCTCACGAATTGAAAAATCTAAAGCATCGCTTCTTGGTAATGCCCCGATATAGCACTGACTTGTGGGGCTTGTTTTTGAAGCATGAAAAGCGATTTCCATTGCACACACTCTATCGCATTGCACTACAGATGATCGATGTATTGGAGTACATTCACGATTGTACTTACGTTCATGCCGATCTGAAAGGAGCCAATATATTACTTGGGTTCGGAAAAACAGCTAGCAAGAATCAACTGTTCTTGGTGGACTTTGGGCTGGCTAGTCACTATACCAATAAAGACTTCAAACCGGATCCAAAGAAAATGCACAACGGTACGATCGAGTACACTTCGCGGGACGCCCACCATGGAGTTCCTACGATGCGCGGCGATATGGAAATCTTGGCGTACAACGTAATTCAGTGGGCTGGGACTTTGCTTCCTTGGGAGGCAGAAAAACTTTTAACTAATCCCGTTAAAGTTCAAGAATCGAAAGAAAAGCACATGAAAGATGTCAGCGGTTTCATGAAGTACTGTTTCAAGAAAGACattcctaaaccaatccaaGAATACGTAAAATACGTTGCTACTTTGAAGTATAACGATAAGCCTGATTATTCAAAATgtagaaaattctttgaaacggGTCTCAAAGAATTGGGAAAATCGAATACAGGGGATTTAGAATTCGAGACAAAAGTGTCGAAATCCGCCACATCGTCAAAAAGCAAAATCGCCGAACCCGATTCGACTGAGTCTTCGGGACCGATGGCACGCCCACGAGGTCGTCCACCAAAGGTAATCAGTACCAGTCCGGATACAACGTCTAAGGAagagcctcctttaaaaagaaAGCAGCCAACGCCGCCTAAGCCCGttcaaaaaaagaagaaaccaACTGCCATTGTAGATTCCCCCGAACCCGCTATCAATGGACATAGAACATCCACACCATCGTCGGAGGTTGTTTCCACGAAACTCTCCGCTCAGCAACCATCCGGATCAATACGGCTTAACACAAACATCGAGGGTGGCACACCCAAAGCTGGCATTAAGGCCAAAAAAACCTATGCCTTCAACTTCGAATTGGACGTCAGCATTGATGCCGATGTCATCGTCAATGTTCGTCGGAAGAAAACTGCCCGAACGGATTCACCTGTTCCAGAATCCGTCAAACCATCGCCAGCGCCTGTAAGATCTCCTTCCTTGTCGCCCTCGCCGGCGATTTTACCGAAACGTACCCGGCGGCAAAACGCGTCTTACCAGAAGGACAACAGCATAATATCCTTGAACACAACCGAGGATCGAGACCAATCCTCGGTGCAACCGGACGACGATACTATTCCGAACAGTGATCCCAACACGCCGGAACCGCGCTATCAGGCTTCCCGATCAATCGTGAGCACACCGCAGCGCAAGTTGGCGGCGGCCGTTGGGCGCACCAACGCTCGTCTTGGGCAGGCAGCTTCTCGCGCTGGTGAGTACAAAGGCAAAAAGGCTAAGCCGTGA